Proteins co-encoded in one Lasioglossum baleicum chromosome 3, iyLasBale1, whole genome shotgun sequence genomic window:
- the Rpl8 gene encoding ribosomal protein L8 has translation MGRVIRAQRKGAGSVFRSHTKRRKGAPKLRSLDYSERHGYIKGVVKDILHDPGRGAPLAFVHFRDPYKFKTRKELFIAPEGMYTGQFLYCGKKANLQIGNVMPVGQMPEGTIVCNLEEKTGDRGRLARASGNYATVIAHNPDTKKTRVKLPSGAKKVIPSNNRAMVGIVAGGGRIDKPILKAGRAYHKYKAKRNCWPKVRGVAMNPVEHPHGGGNHQHIGKASTVKRGTSAGRKIGLIAARRTGRIRGGKTDTKKDD, from the exons ATGGGACGAGTAATTCGCGCTCAGCGTAAGGGTGCTGGGTCTGTTTTCAGATCCCACACGAAAAGGAGGAAGGGAGCACCGAAACTTCGTTCCCTCGATTATTCTGAAAGGCATGGGTACATCAAGGGTGTTGTGAAG gatATTCTTCACGATCCTGGTCGTGGAGCACCTTTAGCTTTCGTGCACTTCCGTGACCCGTACAAGTTCAAAACACGTAAAGAATTATTTATTGCACCCGAGGGAATGTACACCGGACAGTTCCTCTATTGTGGAAAGAAAG CGAATCTTCAAATTGGAAATGTGATGCCTGTCGGTCAAATGCCCGAGGGTACCATCGTTTGTAATTTGGAGGAAAAGACTGGCGACAGAGGCCGATTGGCTAGAGCATCTGGAAACTATGCCACAGTTATCGCCCACAACCCGGATACAAAGAAAACCAGAGTAAAGCTACCGTCTGGcgctaaaaaagttattccatcCAACAACAGAGCAATGGTTGGCATTGTTGCTGGTGGTGGACGTATTGACAAGCCTATTCTTAAAGCTGGCCGTGCTTATCACAAGTACAAGGCAAAGAGGAACTGCTGGCCGAAG gttCGTGGTGTTGCTATGAACCCTGTCGAGCATCCTCATGGTGGTGGTAACCATCAACACATTGGTAAAGCGTCTACAGTTAAACGTGGAACCAGCGCTGGTCGTAAGATCGGTCTTATTGCTGCGCGTCGTACCGGAAGAATCAGAGGAGGAAAAACCGACACCAAGAAAGACGATTAG
- the LOC143207422 gene encoding proline-, glutamic acid- and leucine-rich protein 1 — protein sequence MATIVELINFYDHTSKEYEELLQDLLCSNGDIPLSIEEVDEAQSIIISTINNYLNKATTRYKGLLILDKSLSQYSKDTISKYCILWMSKATQILESIHSVPQELNISCKVLGQLIIQTKEIQEIQKQVSMQNVKQLINAVSNLHSDRQCGSLYYLIAILLHYYPEVCERFQVAIRNLILPQIDSTQDNLVNSSARCYALLAKATERSFKPPASKPTYTGWLYHQALVCNSLHTVMDVLFSSLIELENVSIWDKLELPNISEENIIQFYFKQKQRFLNLCSYLSCMLRGFDKKNSVLPNDILKVLCRGLAIQPSNLKKQDSIRGQMLYLILPQLHMALFNVLDALINGFKEQLIPFGSTILQLFLQLLQWTETVLENKITLSGEKPYKNVRISVYKCLTSWLVNTNSLSGVETIADEYLPSILKDIVPEKDCVLLTIQKTHNLSKRALKRLRDSQYEKGAYLTNGLTSGREHYLDIDICKSSLNALQHIFLNGGTCLKQTFFKTIQNIIIPLLYDCYLSSAEQKFYKENPDCRLELLRLLRALQMSPHCLVPLPTQYSLEIFEMALRDNDLCIIQEAKIALAELEKIVHPHAPPIQLTQVETIQKEFIPEGEIAEHNEREENAVFFDTENVTVEDTEASSNRKNEATVSHTESTLDEDMIPSNEKSISVVSHSEESILYENITPSSNKKSEATISHPEKSVQDDEMAPSINIQNKTIISHSEENEAPVSHTEENILDDAVIPSQNRKNKATIVHPEESIVDDDLAPSSNKRLKVADARLDKSVEPEVAQEQATLENKKEEEEMLQFFQDIPKTDD from the exons ATGGCAACAATAGTAGAATTGATTAATTTTTATGATCACACTTCGAAAGAATATGAAGAACTTCTACAAGATTTATTATGTTCTAACGGAGATATACCGCTTAGTATAGAAGAG GTGGACGAAGCACAAAGTATAATTATATCGACTatcaacaattatttaaataaagctACCACCAGGTATAAAGGTTTACTAATATTAGACAAGAGCTTGTCACAATATTCTAAAGatacaatttcaaaatactgtatACTATGGATGTCGAAAGCTACGCAAATATTAGAAAGCATCCACAGCGTCCCACAGGAGTTAAATATATCTTGCAAAGTTCTTGGCCAATTAATTATACAAACGAAGGAGATTCAAGAAATACAGAAACAAGTGTCTATGCAAAATGTAAAACAGCTTATAAATGCAGTTAGCAATTTACATTCGGACAGGCAGTGTGGTTCACTATATTATTTAATCGCTATACTGTTGCATTATTATCCTGAAGTCTGTGAGCGCTTCCAG GTTGCTATAAGGAATCTAATACTACCACAAATCGATTCCACCCAAGATAACTTAGTTAATTCAAGCGCAAGATGTTACGCACTTTTAGCTAAAGCTACAGAACGTTCGTTTAAACCACCAGCTTCGAAACCTACTTACACTGGTTGGTTGTACCACCAAGCACTTGTTTGTAATAGTTTACATACTGTAATGGATGTATTATTTTCCAGTTTAATAGAACTAGAAAATGTAAGCATTTGGGATAAACTGGAATTACCGAATATATCTGAGGAgaatattattcaattttatttcaagcAAAAGCAAAGATTTTTGAATCTCTGTTCTTATTTGTCTTGTATGTTACG tgGATTCGATAAAAAAAATTCAGTATTACCTAACGACATTTTAAAAGTTTTATGTAGAGGATTAGCAATACAACCGtcgaatttaaaaaaacaagaCTCTATCAGAGGACAAATGTTATACCTTATTTTACCACAGTTGCATATGGCGTTGTTCAATGTGTTGGATGCGTTAATAAATGg ATTCAAGGAGCAGTTAATACCATTTGGATCAACAATATTACAACTATTCCTTCAATTGTTACAATGGACAGAGACAGtgttagaaaataaaataactctCAGTGGTGAGAAACCATataaaaatgttagaatatCCGTTTACAAATGTCTTACATCCTGGCTAGTGAACACGAATTCACTATCAGGTGTAGAAACAATTGCAGACGAGTATCTTCCTTCTATATTGAAAGATATTGTACCAGAGAAAGACTGCGTTTTATTAACT ATCCAGAAAACTCATAACTTATCGAAACGAGCGTTAAAACGTCTTCGAGATAGTCAATATGAAAAAGGAGCTTATCTAACTAATGGATTAACTTCTGGCAGAGAACATTATTTAGACATAGATATATGTAAAAGTTCTCTCAATGCATTACAACATATATTCCTCAATGGTGGTACTTGTTTAAAACAAACATTCTTTAAG ACAatacaaaatatcataataccTCTTCTATATGACTGCTACCTAAGTTCTGCGGAGCAAAAGTTTTATAAAGAAAATCCTGATTGTCGTTTGGAATTACTGAGGCTTCTAAGAGCTTTACAAATGAGTCCGCATTGTTTAGTGCCTCTGCCGACACAATACTctttggaaatatttgaaatgGCTCTACGCGATAATGATTTATGCATTATTCAAGAGGCGAAAATAGCGTTAGCTGAACTAGAAAAAATCGTGCATCCCCACGCACCACCTATACAATTGACTCAAGTAGA gACAATACAAAAGGAATTTATTCCTGAAGGCGAAATTGCAGAACATAATGAGAGGGAAGAAAATGCAGTTTTCTTCGATACGGAAAATGTAACGGTTGAAGACACAGAGGCCTCGTCaaatcgaaaaaatgaagcaactGTTTCTCACACTGAGAGTACATTAGATGAAGACATGATACCGTCAAATGAAAAAAGTATATCAGTTGTTTCCCATTCTGAAGAGagtattttatatgaaaatatAACACCATCGTCAAATAAAAAGAGCGAAGCAACAATTTCTCATCCTGAAAAGAGTGTTCAAGATGACGAAATGGCGCCAtctataaatatacaaaataagaCAATAATTTCTcattctgaagaaaatgaagCACCAGTTTCTCACACTGAAGAGAACATTCTAGATGATGCTGTGATACCAtcacaaaatagaaaaaacaaaGCAACAATTGTTCATCCTGAAGAGAGCATTGTAGATGACGACTTAGCACCTTCTTCAAATAAAAGATTGAAAGTAGCAGATGCTCGTCTTGATAAATCTGTTGAACCTGAAGTTGCTCAAGAACAAGCAACATTAGAGAATaaaaaagaggaagaagaaatgTTACAATTCTTTCAGGATATACCAAAAACTGAtgattaa